In one Juglans regia cultivar Chandler chromosome 11, Walnut 2.0, whole genome shotgun sequence genomic region, the following are encoded:
- the LOC109007690 gene encoding SOSS complex subunit B1-like: MYSLKDIVPAAENNINTQVIVLNIGKTASEGQNKTCLALVVDEIAAVHFQLWGDECDAFEPGDIICLTNGIFSCNRRSWVLRAGKRGKVEKVGEFTMAYVETPNMSEIEWVHDTSKSKFVQKAVISPHSCIFPPLP, translated from the coding sequence ATGTACTCTCTAAAAGACATTGTGCCTGCAGCTGAGAACAACATAAATACACAAGTCATAGTTTTGAACATAGGCAAGACAGCATCAGAGGGCCAAAATAAGACATGTTTGGCACTTGTGGTTGATGAGATAGCCGCAGTTCACTTCCAGCTCTGGGGGGATGAGTGTGATGCCTTTGAGCCTGGTGATATTATCTGTCTAACAAATGGAATATTCTCTTGCAACCGGAGAAGTTGGGTGTTGAGGGCAGGCAAGAGAGGGAAGGTAGAGAAGGTGGGAGAATTCACCATGGCATATGTTGAGACACCCAACATGAGCGAGATTGAATGGGTTCATGATACAAGCAAGTCCAAGTTCGTGCAGAAGGCTGTTATTTCACCCCATTCATGCATTTTTCCGCCATTACCTTAA